In Leifsonia sp. PS1209, the genomic stretch GTCCAGTTCGAGCACCTCGACGGGCTCCGGCAGCGCGGCCAGCGCACGCCGGACCAGCTCTGCACGCGCGGGAACGACCTCGTTGGCGGTGAGCGTCGCACCACCCAGCCGCGCCTCGGCGGCCAGCAGTGCCGCCTTGCCGCCCGGACCGGCGCACAGGTCGAGCCACTGCTCACCCGGCACGATCGGGCGCGCCCTGCTGAGCGCGAGTGCGGCGAGCTGCGATCCCTCGTCCTGCACCCGCAGACGTCCGCCCGCCTCCTCGACCCTGGCCTGCGGATCCCCGCCGCCCGCGGTGAAGCCGACGGGAGAGAACCTGTCCTCCGTCGCGTCGTCCGGCAGGTCTGCGAGCCCGGGAAGCGCGACCATGTTGACCCTGGGCGCCGCGTTGTCGGCGTTCAGCAGGTCGGCGAGTTCCGTCTCCCTGCCCTCCGCTTCGAGAGCGCGACGGAAGGCGCGCACGATCCACACCGGATGCGAGGTCAGCGCGGAGAGCTCCTGGTCCTGGCCTTTCGCGTCGGCCAGGATGCGCTGCCGCCACTCCTCCGGACTGTGCCGGCCGATCTCGCGCAGCACCCCGTTCGTGAACCCGGTCGCCGAACGCGAACCGACGCTGCGGGCGAGCGCGACGGACTCGTTGACGGCCGCGTGCGGCGCCACCCGCGTGGACAGCAGCTGGTGGGCGCCGAGCCGCAGCACATCCAGGATGGGCGGATCGATGCGGTCGACCGGACGCCCGGCCGCCCGGGCGATCACGAGGTCGTAGTATCCCTGCATCCGGAGCGTGCCGTACGTCAGCTCGGTGGCGAGGGCGGCGTCGCCCGGGTTGAGGCCCGCGCGTGCGATGCGCGTCGGCAGCAGCAGGTTGGCGTACGCGTCGGAGTCGCGCACGGCGGCGATCACGTCGTACGCGACCCTGCGGGCCGGCTGCACGTGGCCACCCTGCGCTCCGCGGCCACCCTGCGCGCCGCGACCGCCCTGGCCGCTCTGGTTCCAGTTCCGCTCGCTCATCGCAGCACCACCCCGTTCGCCGCGGAGAGGCCGCGCCACCAGTCGGCGGCAGCCATCGCCTTCTTCCCGGCCGGCTGCACCGTCACCAGCTCCAGCGGATGCGTGCCCGTCCCGACCACGACCCGCTTGCCCTGCAGCGCGACCGCGCCGGGGGCCAATTCGTCCGCGTCCGGGGCCGGGCGGGCGGCGAGAACCTTGAACCGGTCGTCGCCGAGCAGCGCGAACGCTCCGGGCTCCGGCGTCACGCCGCGCTGCCTGGCGTAGACCGCGGCCGCCGGCTGGTGGAAGTCGAGGTGCGCGTCGGCCAGCGACAGCTTCGGCGCGAGCGTGACGGCGCCGGTCTGCGACGCGGAGGCTGCCGTGCCGTCGGCCAGCGCATCCACCGTGTCCGCCAGCAGCTCGGCACCGGAGAGCGAGAGCGCACCGAGCACGTCGCCCGCCGTCTCGTCGGCCCCGATCGCGCGGGTCAGCTCGGAGAAGACGTCGCCCGCGTCCAGTTCCGGCACCAGCTGGAACACCGCAGCCCCCGTCACCTCGTCTCCGGCGATCACGGCGTGCTGCACGGGAGCGGCGCCGCGCCAGGCGGGAAGCAGCGAGAAGTGCAGGTTCACCCAGCCGAGCCGCGGCGTCGACAGCAGCGGCTCGCGCACCAGACCGCCGTACGCCACGATCACGCCGAGGTCGGGCGCCAGGCTCCGGATGCGCTCCGTCACCGTCTCGTCGAGCCGGTTGGCCTTGATCGTCTCGATGCCCAGCTCGTCCGCCGCAGCGGCGACCGGGGACGGCGTGAGCACGCGCTTGCGCCCCAGCTCCGCGTCGCGCCTGGTGAGCACGGCCACCACCTCGTGCCGCTCGGCCAGGAGCCGCAGCGCGGGGACGGCGACCGCCGGGGTGCCGGCGAAGACCAGCCTCATCCCTCGTTCTCCGTGCGGTGCGGCGTAGACGGGAATCGGGGCATAGCGGGTTCTTTCGGTCGGGAACGTCGGCCGCGAGCTCCGCGGCCACCGTCGATCCTACCGGCCGGGGTCGGACGGCCAGGGATCGGAGGCACAGGGGTCAGATGATCTCCGGGTCGTCGAACTGCACGCGCAGCGTCGGCGCCGGGCGGAACCCGGTCTTGCCCGCCGGAGCCTTGCGCCGCTTGCTCGCGTTGCGGACGATCGCGCCGCGCACCGCCGTCGCGACCTCCTGCCCTTTCGCGTACTCGAAGCGCAGGATCGCGCGCACGGTGGCGTCGTCGACCGTCGCCGGGCCGAGCACGTCGATCAGCAGCGCTGGATCGACGGCGGCGACCGCCGCCTCCACCACGTCCGGCGCCCCCGCGATCGACGCGAGCCGCACAGCGGGAGGGAAGTGCAGGGCGCGGCGGTCCACCAGCTCGGCGTGCGCGAACTCCGCGACCCGACCGGTGGCGAAGTCGCGCGCGAGACCGCCCGAGACCCCCACCAGCACGGTCGGCGCTCCCGGCGCGGCGAGCCCGGCCGCGTTCGTCCACCAGCGCAGGCAGTCCTCGGCGACACCCAGAGTCTCCCTCGCCAGCATCCGCTCGCCGTCGAGCAGGAGCACGGCACGGTACCCGCCCGCGGCGATCGGCTCAGCACCGCGGGTCGCCACGACGATGGCGCGCGCATCCGGCACGGACTGCACGGGATGCTCGCCGTCCGCCACGATCACGCGCACCCCGGGGAACGCACGCCCCAGCTCCTCCGCCGTGCGGCCGGACCCCAGCGTGACCAGCCGGAACCGGTCGTGCTCGCAGTGGTCGCAGTGCCAGTTGGTCGCGAGCGCCCCGCACCAGCCGCAGGACGGAACGCTTCCGGCCCTCCGCTGCCCGAGCGGGCCCGTGCAGCGGTTGCAGCGCGCGGCCTGCCCACACTTCGCGCAGGCGATCTGCGGCGCGTACCCGGGCCTCGCCACCTGGATCAGCACCGGCCCCGCCGGCGTCTTCTCGTCGCCGTCGAGCGCCGCGCGCGCGGTCTTCCACGCCACGGACGGGATGCGCGCCGCCCGCGCCACCGGCTCCTCCGCCGTCTGGTTCGCGCTCAGGATCACCTTCGGCCACACCATGCGCTCCGGGTCGACCGCCCGCAGCCAGCCCAGCTCCACCAGCCGCTGCGCCTCGACGCTCCGGATGCGCCCGGCCAGGATGAGCGCGCCGCCCTGCTGCTCCTGCCGCACGAGTGCCGCATCCCGCGTGTGGATGTACGGAGCCTGCCTGGCCGCGTGCAACGGGTCGCCGTCGTTCCAGACGATCAGCAGGCCGAGGTCGTCGGCGGGCGCGTACACGGCGGACTGGCTGCCGATCACGATGCGGGGACCGGACAGCGCGCCGAGGAACGCCTTGTACCGCTCGGAGTCTGTCTGCCGGCCGTCCACGCGCACGACGGCCTC encodes the following:
- a CDS encoding transcription antitermination factor NusB yields the protein MSERNWNQSGQGGRGAQGGRGAQGGHVQPARRVAYDVIAAVRDSDAYANLLLPTRIARAGLNPGDAALATELTYGTLRMQGYYDLVIARAAGRPVDRIDPPILDVLRLGAHQLLSTRVAPHAAVNESVALARSVGSRSATGFTNGVLREIGRHSPEEWRQRILADAKGQDQELSALTSHPVWIVRAFRRALEAEGRETELADLLNADNAAPRVNMVALPGLADLPDDATEDRFSPVGFTAGGGDPQARVEEAGGRLRVQDEGSQLAALALSRARPIVPGEQWLDLCAGPGGKAALLAAEARLGGATLTANEVVPARAELVRRALAALPEPVEVLELDGTTVGESHPEQFDRILLDAPCTGLGALRRRPEARWRKTPRDVAELTGLQARLLDAAIAAAKPGGLIAYVTCSPHIAETRGIVAAALDAHDDVEAVDTPFVLQELALERLDLAGDGLAAQLWPHRHGTDAMFIALLAKR
- a CDS encoding primosomal protein N', yielding MAAAGRVARIVIDSALPQLDHLFDYGVQDALDADVHPGVRVKVPLRTGARMVSGFVVEVLPRDQIDYEGELTPIDQVVSTARVLTPAVWALARKLADRSAGTANDILRFAVPPRSVRVEKAWLAAQAAVAAGDQPDAPGSASTQEAAHPHPAPIGGYGDGVLEAAVAAGERIALRTIPGVVRTPEGEWVGQWAVTLAGAAVACWAAGKTAIIAVPDYRDLDQLAATLLALAPAEAVVRVDGRQTDSERYKAFLGALSGPRIVIGSQSAVYAPADDLGLLIVWNDGDPLHAARQAPYIHTRDAALVRQEQQGGALILAGRIRSVEAQRLVELGWLRAVDPERMVWPKVILSANQTAEEPVARAARIPSVAWKTARAALDGDEKTPAGPVLIQVARPGYAPQIACAKCGQAARCNRCTGPLGQRRAGSVPSCGWCGALATNWHCDHCEHDRFRLVTLGSGRTAEELGRAFPGVRVIVADGEHPVQSVPDARAIVVATRGAEPIAAGGYRAVLLLDGERMLARETLGVAEDCLRWWTNAAGLAAPGAPTVLVGVSGGLARDFATGRVAEFAHAELVDRRALHFPPAVRLASIAGAPDVVEAAVAAVDPALLIDVLGPATVDDATVRAILRFEYAKGQEVATAVRGAIVRNASKRRKAPAGKTGFRPAPTLRVQFDDPEII
- a CDS encoding methionyl-tRNA formyltransferase, with the protein product MRLVFAGTPAVAVPALRLLAERHEVVAVLTRRDAELGRKRVLTPSPVAAAADELGIETIKANRLDETVTERIRSLAPDLGVIVAYGGLVREPLLSTPRLGWVNLHFSLLPAWRGAAPVQHAVIAGDEVTGAAVFQLVPELDAGDVFSELTRAIGADETAGDVLGALSLSGAELLADTVDALADGTAASASQTGAVTLAPKLSLADAHLDFHQPAAAVYARQRGVTPEPGAFALLGDDRFKVLAARPAPDADELAPGAVALQGKRVVVGTGTHPLELVTVQPAGKKAMAAADWWRGLSAANGVVLR